The Bradyrhizobium barranii subsp. barranii genome segment AACCGCGCCGGCGACTATGCCGTGCTCTATCGCGATCTCATGGCGGCGCGCCGGACGTAGCGTTTTCGAGCGGAGTAGATACCGGTTCGCGTAAAGAAAACGCGTCAAAACAAGAATCCAGAGCCCCGTTCCGATTTCATCGGAACGGAAAAGGCTCTAGCCATGATGACCACCGAATCCATGCTATAGAGCCGGCATGGACCCTTTCGCGATCAAGCTGATCGGCTTTGCCGCCGCAACCTGCACCACCGTCGCGTACGCGCCGCAGTTCATCAAGGTCTGGAAGACCCGCTCGGCGCGCGACATTTCGCTCGGCATGTTCCTGGTCATGGTGCTGGGCCTGGCGCTCTGGCTCATCTACGGCCTGCTCTCTGGCGACGCCCCGCTGGTCGCGGCCAACGCCATCACCATGGTGCTCGCCGGCGGTATCCTGTTCATGAAGCTGAAGTATGGGTGAGGTTGAAGCTGCGTAGGACGGATTGGCGCGTGTACCCATAAAATCCGGGATGTCCATTTTTGAGGGACCCCGGAGCCGACACCGACAATCGATCATCGTGTGGTCCGTGCGGTACCTGAAAGGTAACGGTCCTTGATCCAGATCAAGTCAGACTGTTTGTAGCCCGCTGCTTAATTGCCAATATGCCAGGCCGCAGGAGCCGCCTCCGTTAGCGGCGCCGGAAACATTCTTCGTCGCTACGACGCCGCCGTAATATGAAGGGGCAGCGACAGACGTATCTCAACACCGATCTCGCGTTCCCAAGGGGGCGCCTATGAGTAGATCAGAAGCTGACGTCCAAGATCTGCGAATGATGGAAAGATGCCTCGAACTCGCTCGGCAAGGGGTGAAGCAAGGAGAGCTGCCATTCGGCGCCGTAATCGCGTTTCGAGGACAGGTCATCGCAGAAGCGACCAACCACGTTTCATCGGAATGCGACGTGACCCGACACGCGGAACTCGTGGCTCTTTCAGAGGCGCAGAAGATTCTAAGACAAAAGCGTTTGCCGGATTGCACCTTGTATTCAATCGTCGAACCTTGCCCAATGTGTTCTTTCCCGGCACGGGAGGCGCGGATTGGTCGCGTGGTGTTCGCCATTTCATCTCCGATCATGGGCGGATTTTCGAGATGGGACGTTCTGTCGGACAACAATCTGTCGAGCAAATTGCCGGAGGTCTTCGGACCTGCGCCGGAAATCGTCTCTGGCTTGCTATCCCAAAGGGCCGAGCAGGTTTGGCGCGACTGGAACCCGCTCGCCTGGCGATTTATGAGACGACGAGGCTGCTTCGGACGAGCGGCCGAGCAGACTTCGTGCCACGCGGGCGCGCCTCGGCCAACGTTTTCCTGGAACGCGCTGGCGGATATTTTGGCCGCGCCGGCTCTTTCGGTGAGTAACGTCTTCCTGCGCCGGCGTGCAGATTCAAACACCATCTCGGACCTGGACAAGCCTGGAGTCTGAGATCGGGAGCGCGCTGCTGCAGGATCAGGCGCGTGTGGCTATCGTTTCAAGTGCACGCGTCGGAATGGGGACTCGGTCTCGTGAACACAGGTGCGGGAAACCAAAGTGAGCTCCGAGCCGTCGCTTGGCGCTGCGCAAAGCCATCACCGCCATGACAGAGTCAACGGCGAGCCGGCCAAGACCAGGGAGTTGCCCCGGGTCTTGAACAAGCGAACGTCCAATCTTGCGCAGTTCAGGCTTACCTGCTGGCCCGATATCTATGAGCGCTGCCCTCGGAAGTTTTCGATGAGCGGGGTTTAGAACAACACGACAGACGGCAAAGGGAATTCTGAGTTCGGAAGCAATTCGAGCGACGATCTGCGACTCCATATCGGCGGCAACCGCCCCGGTGATGCCATGGAAATCCCGTCTCTCTTCAAGACTTGTCATCGGGGAAGCGACACCAGCTATCGCAGAGTAGCTGGCACCCGGGATCATCCGAATGAGTTCCTCGGCCCAGGGGAGGTCAGCTGGATAAGCTTCATCTTTCGCGGCAAATACCGACGAGGCGATGACGATGTGACCTGGTCGGAGCTTCGGATCTAGCCCGCCGCACACCCCGAAACTTATAATGCCGCGCGCGCCATGTCTGATGGCGTCACGCAAGTAAAAGGCGGTCCGGTCACCTTCAGCGATCATCGCTGGCACGCCGGCTATTCTGGCCTCGATCGCAAGTCCAACTACGGCGACGACCGCCTTCACGTCACAGCGGGGGGCGCCAGTCTGAGCGTCGTTGACCGTGACATGCAGCGTCATCAGAGGCGTCGATAATCCCAAAACCGAAGTATTTCCAGACTCGGACAATCAAGAGTAAGCCGGCACTAGCACTGTCCGTCTAGACAAAATCGACAGGCCTCCCGATTGGAAGCCAGTTGTTGGAGAACTGTGCCTCGGACACCACAGCTGCCGCCTGATCGCGGCGGAGACTCGCACCTTCAATGGCGCAACGAACCCAAAGCGGACTCCTCGCAAATACCGTGAATCGCTGTGCTTCAGCGAGAGCGATGCCATGATCGAATTTTGCCGCTGTTTTGCCCGACGTGTCAAACCCGTCGAAATACCGCTCGCGTATCCTGCCCGGCAAAAGTACTCTGCTAAGCCATTCTATTTGCTGGGCCGTTCTACTGTGCATGGGGTTGTTTTCGACATTTTTAGTCGGAACCCCGTAGGGTGGATTAGCCCGCGGCTGCGCGAAGCGCAGTCCGCCAGCGTAATCCACCACCTTCATTGCGGCTCGATGGTGGATTACGCTGCGCTAATCCACCCTAAGATTCATCCAAACACATACGACGCCATCGCGACGTTCGCGACCTCGTCGACGAAGACGCGCTTGCCAACGTCGCTGCCGGCGGCACCTGCCGCCACCATCAGCGGCAACAGATGGTCCTCGCGGGGATGCGCGAGGCGCGCGCTCGGCGCGTTCTCCCAGTCGACCAGCATCGCGTTGCGGCGCGCCGCATCCGGGTTGCTGATCGCCTCGTTCAGATAGGCCTCGAAATCATACGAGACCGGCTTCGACTCCGGCCGGTTGAAGCCGCGCATGTTGTGATAGGTGAGCCCGCTGCCGACGATCAGGATGCCTTCGTCGCGGAGTGATGCGATCGCCTGTCCGACCTTGATGTGCTCGGCCGCATCGTAGCTCGACTTCAGCGACAGCAGCACGATCGGCATGTCCGCGTTCGGATACATCAGGCCGAGCGGCACGAAGGTGCCGTGATCGAAACCCTGATTGGGATCCTCCCGGCAATCGAGGCCCGCGTGCTCGAGCAGCGCCCTCACCTCCGCGGCGAGCTCGGGCTTGCCCGGCGCCGGATATTTGAGGTGATAGGTATGCTCGGGGAAACCGGAATAGTCGTACACCATCGGCGGATGCGCCGAGGTCGACACGGTGAAAGCGTCGGCCTCCCAATGACCGCTGATGACGAGCACGGCCTTGGGCCTCTCGGGAAGAAGCTGCGGCAGCCGGCCGAACTCCGCGGCCGTCTTGGCATATTGCACCCGCCGGTCCTCCATGAAGGGCCAGGGGCCGCCGCCATGCGACAGGAAGAGGGTTGGAAATCGCGTCATGGATGCCGGCTCGTCTCGTTTACAACATGCGCGTGCGAGCTGCCCGCGCGAACGGCGGCGAGCATAGGCAAACCGGTATGGTTAGCAAGTCGTTAACGATTTGCCGCCCACAATCCGGCCGTGGCCGAAGGGAGTCGGCCTGAAGACAAGCGGGACGTGAGATGAAGAAGTTTGCGCTGGGGGACGTCGTCAACAGTGACAAGGGCCGCCGCGGCGTCGTTCGCGCCGCCTACAGGTCCAAGGACGGCCAGCAGTTCTACGCCGTCGAGAAGGACGGCGCGATGGACCACCTGGAAGAACACCGGCTGAGCCCGGCGCCGCGCGTCGAACTCGCGGCCTAAGCCCAACTCATTTTCTGCTCTCACTTGCAAGCCGGTCCAGGCGATCCGACCAGGGGTCGTCTCCGCTCGCGATGCGATCGTTCGTGATCAGCAGCAGGCGATCGCGGCCTGCGGCCGCGTCCCAATGCGGCAGATCCGGGCCGTTGGGATTGCCAGTCTTCGCAAAGTTGATCCAGTAACCGCGCATGCGGTTCGCGACCTCGCGATCCCCCCATGTGAGCGGTCCCGCGCCGGGCACGCCTTCCGCGCCGAAGATGAATTGCAACTCGCGCCCGTGCCCTTCGTCGGGATTTGTGCGCCGGGCCTCGGTCACGTAGGCGAAGCGATAGCGAAACGTAGGCGCACCGGTTGCCGCATGGAGGCGGGCAAGCAGCCTTACCGGCTCGGAGAAAACCTTGTCGGTGTAGAATCTGGCTGCGCGCTCCGATGGTCTGGCGATATCAGGGTAGAGCTGGCGCAACTCATCGCTGCTCTCGCCCGAGGACGCCAGCGTCTCCTTGATCTCCCGCTCGCCGTCGAAACGCGTCTCGTCGTCATTCGAGCCGATCATAAGTGGAATGCGGCTTTCATGTCCTGCTGCAAATCCCGCGGCCACGTCTTCGCGCACCAGGATTCCATCCATCGCGGGCGCGAAGCTGCGCTCGGATTTGGCGAGCAGTCTTTGTTCGGCCGCAAGCAGCCGCGCCGGCGCGGCGACGCGCAAATCCGCCTGCTGCCCCAGCGCCGCCACGAATTGCCGGCCCATGGTCTCCGCCTCCTGCACCGGGCGCAGGCGCGCGCGGCCGGGCAGCGATTGCAGAATGGCTTTCTGGAACAGGTCGCGCGATTGCGCACACAGCATCAGCAGCGCGATCGACGTCGCGCCTGCGCCGCCGCCGAACAGGGTGACGTTGTTCGGATCGCCGCCGAAGGCGGCGATGTTGTCGTGCACCCAATGCAGCGCCGCGATCTGGTCCATCAGGCCGTAATTTCCGGAGCCGCCTTCCGACAGCGCGGGATGAGTGAGCCAGCCGAGCGCGCCGAGACGATAATTCACGGTGACCACGATGAGGCCGGCTTGCGCGAGCTTTGCACCGTCGAACAGCGGATCGTTCGCGGTACCGCTGACGAAGCCGCCGTCATGGATGAAGACCATCACCGGCAGCGGGCCGTCGACGCCGAAGGGACGGAATACGTTGAGCGTGAGGCAGTCCTCGCTCGTATCAGGCTGCGAGGGCTGAAGGCACGGCGCGCCGTACTCATAGGCGGTGCGCATCTCGGGGTTCTCGGCCGTTGCCTGCGGTGGGCGCCAGCGCAGTGCGCCGACCGGAGCCGCCGCGTAGACCAGCCCCTTGAACGACGCCACCTCGCCCTCGACCGCACCGAGCATCTGTCCTTCACGCGTCAGCGCGAACGGAAACTGCCCGACCGCCTGAGCGACGGCCGCACCGTCCCAGCAAAGGAGTGAAGACGCCACAACGAGCGCAAACTGGAGTCGCATCCTGGGGGATCTCGATGCGCCAAAAGGTTCCTCGACAGGTTACGTCTGCGGCCCGCGGTGAGGCAAGCTCGGCGGCGCCGGCTAGCCGCCCTTGGCGACGATCTCCGCCAGCGCGCGGCGTGCGACGATGCCGAGCTCACCAAGCGTGGAATGGCCTGATTGCGCCGCCTCGATCAGGCGCTCGGCGATGAACCTGCGGCTGTCGTGATCGCCGCCGTGCGGCAATTGGCGGCACGTCTGCTCCAGGACGACGTCCATGTTGGCTTTCGTCCGCTCGCTCAACTCTGTCATGACGTCCGGTTGGTACGCGTGGCTTGTAACCGCAAGCATACACAGAAGGATGTGGTCTGATTAGCCCGGACAATCCCGGCGGTTGTGCATCGCGGTGCGTGTATCGCGGCAACCTTCGCGCGGTCACGATGGTGCCGCAAACGACTACCGAAGATTGTACCTGTCCTGATGACAAGCCAAGCCTGCGGCGATAGCCTGCCGGCAAAACAAAAGACACGGGAGGAATACCATGCCAGACGCAATGGTCGCCGCACGTGAGTCCAAAGCGGCGAGTGGAACAGCCCAACAAGTCGACGTTGCCGTGGTCGGCGCCGGATTTGCCGGCCTTTATCTTCTCCATCGCCTGCGCAAGTCCGGCCTCACGGCGGTCGCCCTCGAGGAAGCCGGCGATGTCGGCGGCACCTGGTACTGGAACCGCTATCCCGGCGCCCGCTGCGATATCCAGACCATCGACTACAGCTACACTTTCGATCCCGAGCTCGATAACGCGTGGACCTGGTCGGAGAAATACGCGACCCAGCCCGAGATCCTGCGCTATCTCGGCTTCGTTGCCGACCGCTACGATCTGCGCCGCGACATCCGCTTCAAGACCAAGGTCACCGAAGCCAAGTGGGATGAAGCGACTGAGCGCTGGCAGCTCACCACGAGCAGCGGCACGCCGGTCTCCTGCCGCCACTACATCATGGCTACAGGCTGCCTCTCCGCGCCGAAGCCGCCGGAGATCGACGGCGTCAAGGATTTCGAGGGCAAAGTCTATTTCACCGGGCGCTGGCCGCATGACGGCGTCGATCTCGCCGGCAAGCGCGTCGCCGTGATCGGCACAGGCTCGTCGGCCATCCAGTCGATCCCGCTGATCGCCGAGCAGGCCGCGCATCTGACCGTGTTCCAGCGCACGCCAAACTTCGCGCTGCCGGCGCATAACGGCCCCTCGCCATCCGATCGCATGGATATTTTCCAGAGCGACCGCGCGGCCTATCGCGAGCAGGCGCGACAGTCGATGACCGGCGTGCCCTATCCGCAGCAGACCGTCGTGAGCTGGCAATTGAGCGATGCCGAGCGTCGTGAGCGGTTCGAACGTGCCTGGGCCGCCGGCGACCTCGTCCACATCCTGACGCAGCTCTGGGCCGACCAGGGCGTCGACTTCAACGGCAATGCGCTGATCGGCGAGCTGATCCGCGAGAAGATCGGCGCTGCCGTGAAGGATCCGGAGACGGCGGCGGCGCTGATGCCGCACGACCATCCCTTCGGCGCAAAGCGCCCCTGCCTCGATACCAATTACTACGCGACCTACAATCGGCCGAACGTCACGCTGGTCAATCTGCGCCAGGAGCCGATCAAGGCGATCACCGCGAACAGCATCACGACGGCCAGGCGCAGCGTCGATGTCGACGTCATCGTGTTCGCGACCGGCTTCGACGCCATGACCGGCGCGATCCGCGCCGTGCATCCGATCACCGGACGCGGCGGCAAGTCGCTGACCGATGTCTGGGCGCAGGGGCCGCAGACCTATCTCGGGGTCACGGTCGAAGGGTTCCCCAACTTCTTCATGATCACCGGGCCCGGCAGCCCGTCGGTGCTGTCGAACATGGCGGTGTCGATCGAGCAGCATGTCGACTGGGTCGTCGACCGCATCGCTGCGCTGCGCTACGCCGGCTTCACCACGATCGAGCCGACCGAGACCGCGCAGGCCGGCTGGGGCCGGCACATGACGGACTGTTCGATGGTGACCCTGCACCGGCTCGCCAACACCTGGTACACGGGCGCCAACGTCCCCGGCAAGGTGCAGGGCCTGATGCCTTACACCGGCGGCGTCGGCCCCTATCGCAGCATTTGCGACGAGGTCACGGCCCGCGGCATGCTCGGCTTCAAGCTGACCGGCCCCAACGGCGCCGCGCAATGCAACGACGGCGAGGTGGTATGCCTGCAGCCGGATGTGCGGCTGGTGCTGAACCTGCTGGCATCGCTGAACCTGCCGCCGATCGAGTCGATGGGCGCGCTCGGCGCACGCGCCTTCGTCAACGAGTTCAACAAGGGCCGGCCCGCGGGACGGCTGATCGGCGATATCGTCGACGGCACGCTGCCCGGCACGGACGGCCCGCTGCCTTACCGGATCTACAAGCCGGCAACGCCGGGGCCGCATCCGGTCGTGGTCTATTTCCACGGCGGCGGCTGGGTGCTCGGCGACGAGCAATCGGACGAGCCGCTCTGCCGCGATCTGGTGCGGCGGACCGGCATGATGTTCGTCAGCGTCGGCTATCGCCACGCGCCCGAGCATCGTTTCCCGACCGCGGCCGAGGACGGCTATGCGGCAACACGCTGGATCGCCGAGCACGCGACAGAGCTTGGCGGCAGGCCGGGCCCGGTGCTGGTCGCGGGCTGGAGCGCCGGCGGCAACATCGCCGCCGTCACCTGCCAGCTTGCGCGCGATCGCGGCGGGCCTGAGATCGCCGGCCAGCTCCTGGTCTGCCCGGTCACCGACTGCACCTTCGACCGGCCCTCCTACAACGACAACGCGACCGGCTATTTCCTGACGCGCTCGCTGATGTACTGGTTCTGGGACCTCTACTGCTCACCGGCCGACCGCACCGATCCGCGCGTCTCGCCGCTGCGCGGCAACGTCGCCGGTCTGCCGCCGGCCTTGGTCGTCACCTGTGAATTCGACCCGTTGCGCGACGAGGGCATCGCCTATGCCGAGGCAATGGCGGCCGCCGGCGTCCCGGTCGAGCAACTCAGGGCGCGCGGCCATTTCCACTCGTCCTTTGCGATGGTCGACGTGGTGATCACCGGTGTAGCAGGCCGGGTGCAGATGGCCGAAGCCCTGCGGCGCTTCGCCGGGCTTCCGCCGGAAGTCGGCCGCGGCGATGAGGATAGCCACGCTCATGCCAGCCCGGGCCACAGAATCGCGGCGGC includes the following:
- a CDS encoding flavin-containing monooxygenase, which produces MPDAMVAARESKAASGTAQQVDVAVVGAGFAGLYLLHRLRKSGLTAVALEEAGDVGGTWYWNRYPGARCDIQTIDYSYTFDPELDNAWTWSEKYATQPEILRYLGFVADRYDLRRDIRFKTKVTEAKWDEATERWQLTTSSGTPVSCRHYIMATGCLSAPKPPEIDGVKDFEGKVYFTGRWPHDGVDLAGKRVAVIGTGSSAIQSIPLIAEQAAHLTVFQRTPNFALPAHNGPSPSDRMDIFQSDRAAYREQARQSMTGVPYPQQTVVSWQLSDAERRERFERAWAAGDLVHILTQLWADQGVDFNGNALIGELIREKIGAAVKDPETAAALMPHDHPFGAKRPCLDTNYYATYNRPNVTLVNLRQEPIKAITANSITTARRSVDVDVIVFATGFDAMTGAIRAVHPITGRGGKSLTDVWAQGPQTYLGVTVEGFPNFFMITGPGSPSVLSNMAVSIEQHVDWVVDRIAALRYAGFTTIEPTETAQAGWGRHMTDCSMVTLHRLANTWYTGANVPGKVQGLMPYTGGVGPYRSICDEVTARGMLGFKLTGPNGAAQCNDGEVVCLQPDVRLVLNLLASLNLPPIESMGALGARAFVNEFNKGRPAGRLIGDIVDGTLPGTDGPLPYRIYKPATPGPHPVVVYFHGGGWVLGDEQSDEPLCRDLVRRTGMMFVSVGYRHAPEHRFPTAAEDGYAATRWIAEHATELGGRPGPVLVAGWSAGGNIAAVTCQLARDRGGPEIAGQLLVCPVTDCTFDRPSYNDNATGYFLTRSLMYWFWDLYCSPADRTDPRVSPLRGNVAGLPPALVVTCEFDPLRDEGIAYAEAMAAAGVPVEQLRARGHFHSSFAMVDVVITGVAGRVQMAEALRRFAGLPPEVGRGDEDSHAHASPGHRIAAAAS
- a CDS encoding phosphorylase family protein; this translates as MTLHVTVNDAQTGAPRCDVKAVVAVVGLAIEARIAGVPAMIAEGDRTAFYLRDAIRHGARGIISFGVCGGLDPKLRPGHIVIASSVFAAKDEAYPADLPWAEELIRMIPGASYSAIAGVASPMTSLEERRDFHGITGAVAADMESQIVARIASELRIPFAVCRVVLNPAHRKLPRAALIDIGPAGKPELRKIGRSLVQDPGQLPGLGRLAVDSVMAVMALRSAKRRLGAHFGFPHLCSRDRVPIPTRALETIATRA
- a CDS encoding SemiSWEET transporter; the encoded protein is MDPFAIKLIGFAAATCTTVAYAPQFIKVWKTRSARDISLGMFLVMVLGLALWLIYGLLSGDAPLVAANAITMVLAGGILFMKLKYG
- a CDS encoding DODA-type extradiol aromatic ring-opening family dioxygenase yields the protein MTRFPTLFLSHGGGPWPFMEDRRVQYAKTAAEFGRLPQLLPERPKAVLVISGHWEADAFTVSTSAHPPMVYDYSGFPEHTYHLKYPAPGKPELAAEVRALLEHAGLDCREDPNQGFDHGTFVPLGLMYPNADMPIVLLSLKSSYDAAEHIKVGQAIASLRDEGILIVGSGLTYHNMRGFNRPESKPVSYDFEAYLNEAISNPDAARRNAMLVDWENAPSARLAHPREDHLLPLMVAAGAAGSDVGKRVFVDEVANVAMASYVFG
- a CDS encoding carboxylesterase/lipase family protein, with product MRLQFALVVASSLLCWDGAAVAQAVGQFPFALTREGQMLGAVEGEVASFKGLVYAAAPVGALRWRPPQATAENPEMRTAYEYGAPCLQPSQPDTSEDCLTLNVFRPFGVDGPLPVMVFIHDGGFVSGTANDPLFDGAKLAQAGLIVVTVNYRLGALGWLTHPALSEGGSGNYGLMDQIAALHWVHDNIAAFGGDPNNVTLFGGGAGATSIALLMLCAQSRDLFQKAILQSLPGRARLRPVQEAETMGRQFVAALGQQADLRVAAPARLLAAEQRLLAKSERSFAPAMDGILVREDVAAGFAAGHESRIPLMIGSNDDETRFDGEREIKETLASSGESSDELRQLYPDIARPSERAARFYTDKVFSEPVRLLARLHAATGAPTFRYRFAYVTEARRTNPDEGHGRELQFIFGAEGVPGAGPLTWGDREVANRMRGYWINFAKTGNPNGPDLPHWDAAAGRDRLLLITNDRIASGDDPWSDRLDRLASESRK
- a CDS encoding nucleoside deaminase produces the protein MSRSEADVQDLRMMERCLELARQGVKQGELPFGAVIAFRGQVIAEATNHVSSECDVTRHAELVALSEAQKILRQKRLPDCTLYSIVEPCPMCSFPAREARIGRVVFAISSPIMGGFSRWDVLSDNNLSSKLPEVFGPAPEIVSGLLSQRAEQVWRDWNPLAWRFMRRRGCFGRAAEQTSCHAGAPRPTFSWNALADILAAPALSVSNVFLRRRADSNTISDLDKPGV